Proteins found in one Paenibacillus borealis genomic segment:
- a CDS encoding ribosomal protein L7/L12: protein MDNTDIIAILALVLALLLMLSVFSLKKRVAELESQLAQRDAYGGSAGNTMAAGNRMAGIPTPLFVQNPEIAPDLERRLHLLLAEGKKIQAIKVMREARNLSLKDAKDFIDNLEQGGTFR, encoded by the coding sequence ATGGATAATACGGATATTATCGCGATTCTGGCTTTGGTTCTTGCATTGCTGCTTATGTTAAGCGTGTTCAGCCTAAAAAAGCGTGTAGCAGAGCTTGAGTCTCAATTGGCGCAGAGGGACGCATATGGGGGATCTGCAGGGAATACTATGGCTGCGGGAAACCGGATGGCCGGCATTCCGACCCCGCTGTTCGTGCAGAATCCGGAGATCGCTCCTGACCTGGAGCGGAGGCTGCATCTGCTGCTCGCCGAGGGCAAGAAGATTCAGGCGATTAAGGTGATGCGGGAAGCTCGGAATCTATCCCTGAAGGATGCCAAGGACTTCATCGACAATCTGGAACAGGGCGGCACCTTCCGCTGA
- a CDS encoding ABC-2 transporter permease, translated as MYSSLHLIRKDFMLTRKFVLLLIPYYVLMGYTNAEAYTLFSLFPAMLLIINSCTIDMQHNNQKFLVSLPVPRQRLILAKYLSLIPFSMFSLICTLMLYVFAIATGKLDAPLRWRELGLSMAAFPLIASFYLPLYYWLGQKGMQVVNFVFIMLIMLNLTALHSVIERFPALSDWIQTGRVDNVLSAVIGVLAYLVIIYGSYLLSLRIFVKKDV; from the coding sequence ATGTATAGCTCCCTGCATCTGATCCGCAAAGACTTCATGCTTACCCGGAAATTCGTACTGCTGCTGATCCCGTATTATGTGCTTATGGGATATACGAATGCGGAGGCTTATACCTTATTCTCCCTGTTTCCGGCAATGCTGCTGATCATCAACTCCTGTACAATCGATATGCAGCATAACAACCAGAAGTTTCTCGTCAGTCTTCCGGTACCGAGGCAGCGGCTGATTCTGGCTAAGTATTTATCGCTCATTCCTTTCTCGATGTTCAGCCTCATCTGCACTCTGATGCTGTATGTGTTTGCGATCGCGACGGGCAAGCTGGATGCCCCGCTGCGCTGGAGGGAGCTCGGACTTTCGATGGCAGCTTTTCCGCTGATCGCTTCTTTCTATTTACCGCTATACTACTGGCTGGGCCAAAAAGGGATGCAGGTGGTAAATTTCGTCTTTATTATGCTGATCATGCTCAATTTAACAGCATTACATAGTGTGATTGAGCGGTTTCCGGCACTTTCAGATTGGATTCAGACCGGCAGGGTGGACAATGTCCTGTCTGCTGTCATCGGTGTGTTGGCTTATCTTGTTATCATCTATGGCTCATATCTGCTTTCCCTGCGGATTTTCGTGAAAAAGGATGTATAG
- a CDS encoding metal-sensing transcriptional repressor, whose protein sequence is MEQEASESHQHDEDYEHKYRKQIVNRLARIEGHVRAVKEMTAEDRDCSEVLLQIAAVQKALDKAAKLLLKDHLENCVVKAVHHGNQDKVLEDLNKALDNYIR, encoded by the coding sequence ATGGAACAGGAAGCAAGCGAATCCCACCAGCATGACGAGGATTATGAACATAAATACCGCAAGCAGATCGTTAACCGGCTGGCCCGCATTGAAGGCCATGTCCGTGCGGTGAAGGAGATGACCGCTGAGGATCGTGACTGCTCCGAGGTGCTGCTGCAGATTGCAGCGGTTCAGAAGGCGCTGGACAAAGCGGCAAAGCTGCTGTTGAAGGATCACTTGGAGAACTGTGTGGTCAAAGCGGTTCATCACGGCAATCAGGATAAAGTGCTCGAAGATCTGAACAAGGCGCTGGACAATTATATCCGCTGA
- a CDS encoding heavy metal translocating P-type ATPase, with protein sequence MIIVLINYRGTGVEVMVEYMLEKPEKAASWKTIWDKNGGILIAAACLVLIGLAWSLEHMGYGAGAVVIFVLAYAVGGYRKAWEGLETLIKEKDLDVDLLMVVAAVGAASIGYWLDGAVLIFIFCLSGALEDYSMEKTNQDIAAILKYRPEEAVRLINGQEEKIQASVLQKGDIVRVRPGERIPCDGIITEGSSGVDQATITGEANPVDKTLDDAVFAGTMNGQGALCIRVTQAAEDTLLSRIIHMVQEAKNELPPSQLFVERFEGIYAKSVVGIAILLMVLPPFLLHWTWEATIYRAMIFLVVASPCALVSSIMPAILSGISNAARKGVLFKGGIHLEQIGNVSTVVFDKTGTLTEGKPKLTDIRPAEGFAVEELLLLAASLEKLSQHPIAKAVVDYAENKGITLEPASAMQAVTGMGVSGQVNGIPCRLGKRELLLGLALTDEQLKQATALESEGKTVVFVELGGRYAGMFAVQDILRSQALDAVRQLKQMNKRVVMLTGDAQHTAEAIGRLAGIEEIYAGRLPDGKLEVIRKLNQAYGKVAMVGDGVNDAPALAAASVGIAMGAAGSDVALETANVVLMNDDITLVPYAIMLGRRTSRVIKQNISFALAVILILVLSNFAGGINLPSGVVSHEGSTLAVILSGLRLLR encoded by the coding sequence ATGATAATAGTTCTCATTAACTACAGAGGAACGGGAGTGGAGGTAATGGTGGAATATATGCTGGAGAAACCTGAGAAAGCAGCGTCCTGGAAGACTATTTGGGATAAGAACGGCGGGATTCTGATTGCTGCTGCCTGTCTGGTGTTGATCGGTCTTGCCTGGAGTCTGGAGCATATGGGTTATGGGGCAGGCGCGGTGGTCATATTCGTGCTGGCTTATGCCGTCGGCGGATACCGTAAAGCCTGGGAAGGGCTGGAGACATTGATTAAAGAGAAGGATCTGGATGTAGATCTGCTGATGGTGGTGGCGGCTGTCGGGGCGGCAAGCATCGGCTACTGGTTGGACGGCGCAGTGCTGATCTTCATCTTTTGTCTGAGCGGTGCACTGGAGGATTACTCCATGGAGAAGACCAATCAGGATATCGCTGCCATTCTGAAATACCGTCCGGAAGAAGCGGTGCGGCTGATTAACGGGCAGGAAGAGAAGATTCAGGCTTCCGTACTGCAAAAAGGAGATATCGTGCGGGTCCGGCCCGGTGAGCGCATTCCCTGTGATGGCATCATCACTGAAGGGAGCTCCGGGGTCGATCAGGCGACGATAACCGGTGAAGCGAATCCCGTAGACAAGACGCTGGATGATGCTGTATTTGCCGGAACGATGAACGGACAAGGTGCGCTGTGCATTAGGGTAACTCAGGCGGCGGAGGATACATTGCTCTCACGGATTATACATATGGTACAAGAGGCGAAGAATGAACTTCCGCCAAGTCAGCTGTTTGTGGAGCGGTTCGAAGGAATATATGCCAAAAGCGTTGTAGGTATCGCCATCCTGCTGATGGTGCTGCCTCCATTTCTGCTGCACTGGACGTGGGAGGCTACAATCTACCGGGCGATGATCTTTCTCGTCGTCGCTTCACCCTGTGCGCTCGTTTCCTCGATTATGCCGGCCATTCTCTCAGGTATTTCTAATGCCGCACGCAAAGGTGTGCTGTTCAAAGGCGGGATTCATCTGGAGCAGATCGGCAATGTCAGTACAGTCGTTTTTGACAAAACCGGTACCCTCACTGAAGGCAAACCCAAATTGACCGATATCCGTCCAGCGGAAGGATTCGCGGTAGAGGAGCTGCTGCTTCTGGCGGCTTCGCTGGAGAAGCTGTCACAGCATCCGATTGCCAAGGCGGTCGTTGATTATGCTGAGAACAAGGGGATTACGCTTGAACCGGCTTCCGCCATGCAGGCTGTAACAGGTATGGGAGTCAGCGGACAGGTGAACGGCATCCCCTGCAGACTTGGCAAAAGAGAGCTGCTGCTTGGCCTTGCTCTAACAGACGAACAGCTGAAGCAAGCGACCGCACTGGAATCTGAAGGCAAGACGGTGGTGTTCGTTGAACTGGGCGGCAGGTATGCAGGCATGTTCGCCGTCCAGGATATTCTCCGCTCCCAGGCCTTAGATGCGGTCCGTCAGCTGAAGCAGATGAACAAGCGCGTCGTAATGCTCACCGGAGATGCACAGCATACAGCGGAGGCTATTGGAAGATTAGCCGGAATTGAGGAGATCTATGCGGGGAGGCTGCCGGACGGCAAGCTCGAAGTGATCCGCAAGCTCAATCAGGCGTATGGCAAGGTGGCGATGGTCGGAGACGGTGTCAATGACGCTCCGGCACTTGCTGCGGCGTCTGTAGGAATTGCCATGGGGGCTGCCGGGAGCGATGTGGCACTGGAGACAGCAAATGTGGTGCTCATGAACGATGATATTACCTTAGTCCCTTACGCCATTATGCTCGGCAGACGTACCAGCCGGGTTATTAAGCAGAATATCTCCTTTGCCTTGGCCGTTATTCTAATTCTGGTCTTATCCAATTTCGCCGGTGGGATTAACCTCCCGTCAGGGGTGGTCAGCCATGAGGGCAGCACCCTGGCAGTCATTCTGAGCGGGCTACGGCTGCTGCGGTAA
- a CDS encoding ABC transporter ATP-binding protein — protein MSDVIRLDHLSKSYDRFELRDISLSLKEGFITGLIGPNGAGKTSLIKMMMGMIYPDQGNILMFGQNNQLNQAAVKERIGYVSDENIYYENLTVKQMKKVMAPFYTQWNEDTYMKYQELFKLPPGKKIKDLSKGMKIKFSLAVALSHDADLLIMDEPTSGLDPIFRREMLELLSEHIQDEKKSILFSTHNTMDLDRIADYIVFINEGRIVFNEMKESLSEQYLLVKGGKELLDRDVRRWFVGIRESGLGFEGLISNRTEGERYFRDTAICETPTLEEIMYFTVKGSETHV, from the coding sequence ATGAGTGATGTAATTCGGCTAGACCACTTAAGCAAGAGTTACGACCGGTTTGAGCTGCGGGATATCTCATTGTCCCTCAAGGAGGGATTTATTACGGGGCTGATCGGCCCGAACGGCGCAGGCAAGACCTCGCTGATCAAAATGATGATGGGCATGATCTACCCGGATCAGGGCAATATCCTCATGTTCGGCCAGAATAACCAGCTTAATCAGGCAGCGGTCAAGGAGCGGATCGGGTACGTCTCGGATGAGAATATCTATTACGAGAATCTTACGGTCAAACAGATGAAGAAGGTTATGGCCCCGTTCTACACCCAGTGGAATGAAGATACATATATGAAATATCAGGAGCTGTTCAAGCTTCCGCCCGGCAAGAAGATCAAGGACTTGTCCAAGGGGATGAAAATCAAATTCTCGCTCGCAGTTGCCCTGTCCCATGATGCAGACCTGCTGATTATGGATGAGCCTACCTCGGGGCTTGATCCGATCTTCCGCAGAGAGATGCTGGAGCTGCTCAGTGAGCATATTCAGGACGAGAAGAAGTCGATTCTGTTCTCCACCCATAACACAATGGATCTGGACCGGATTGCTGATTATATTGTATTCATCAACGAGGGACGGATTGTTTTTAATGAGATGAAGGAGAGTCTAAGCGAGCAATATCTGCTGGTCAAAGGCGGGAAGGAGCTGCTCGACCGGGATGTCCGGCGCTGGTTCGTCGGCATCCGCGAGAGCGGGCTGGGCTTCGAGGGTCTTATCAGCAACCGTACAGAGGGTGAACGTTATTTCAGGGATACCGCTATCTGCGAGACCCCTACACTTGAAGAGATTATGTATTTTACGGTAAAAGGAAGTGAAACGCATGTATAG
- a CDS encoding GntR family transcriptional regulator, whose product MNILISSTSGEPIYAQIVGQVRQMILQGELVSGTPLPSIRLLAKELQISVITTKRAYEELEREGLINSIVGKGSFVSGADQEYIREQRLRIVEGKLKEIIDESRLLGMEYAELAEMLKLLYEEEQE is encoded by the coding sequence ATGAATATTTTGATATCAAGTACGTCCGGTGAACCGATCTACGCCCAGATTGTGGGACAAGTCCGACAGATGATTCTGCAAGGGGAGCTGGTCTCCGGTACACCGCTGCCATCCATCCGCTTATTGGCCAAAGAGCTGCAGATCAGTGTCATTACCACGAAACGGGCTTACGAGGAGCTGGAGCGAGAAGGGCTGATTAACTCTATTGTCGGCAAGGGCTCTTTTGTCTCCGGGGCAGATCAGGAATATATCCGGGAACAGCGGCTGCGGATTGTGGAGGGCAAGCTGAAAGAAATCATTGATGAGAGCAGGCTGCTGGGCATGGAGTACGCCGAACTGGCGGAGATGCTGAAACTGCTCTATGAGGAGGAACAGGAATGA